The genome window AGCTTCCACGTCTTCTCGAAGAGTTCTTTTTTCGGACCGTAGAGCCGGAACAACAGCTCGAACCGCCGCTTCGGATCGGTCGGTACCCAGTTCGATTCTATTCCCGCGGGTGCGGTGGGGCCGAAATAGATGTCGACCGAACCGTCGTCGTTCTTCCGTACCGCTGTATCGTTCGACGCTAGACTCGGGCGAGAGACTCCGCGGATCAAAGCATGCGTCTCGCGGTCGTAAGCCGTCGCCGACCAGTATTGTTCGACCGGCGCGTTTGCGGGCACCGTCAAGCGATACGTTTTGTTTCCCTCAAGCGGTCGGCCTTCGCGGTCGCTGATGTTGATGAGGTAGAACTGTCCTCTACCGAAATGCTTGGGGCTGAAATAAGCCATGTGGTACATCACCGCACGACCGTCGAGCCCATACTCGTTCGGGTCGGCGAACATCGAACTCAGCCCGTCTCGCGTCTCCGGCTGGATCGGCACTGCCCAGTGCGTGCCGGCGAAGAACGGTGGGACGAAGCCGCGTTCGTACTTCGCTGCGATCACTTCATGCGCTTCTCGCACCGCGTCGGTGAGGATGCGCTTCGTCGCGTCGTCGAGTGCATACGGTTTACCCTTTTCGATGCCGATCGTCTTGAGCGAATCGATCATCGCTTTGTCGCGCGTCAGCCACGGCTCGAACTGCACGAAACGATTCAACAACTCGAAGAAGGTTGCGTCGTACGGGATCGTCGCGTCGAAGGGCTTGTCGTACACGTCTACATACACCGTCGATTCGGGATTTCCGCCCAAGGGATAAAGCTTTACCCGCTTCCCGTGTTCGACGGCGGACTGAATGTCGGCGTCGCTACGGCTCTTGAAGTTCGACCGCAGGATCACGAAGCCGCGATACGTTTCCGACTGTAGCACGATGTATCCTTCCGGCGCCTTGTCTTCCTTGTCCGCACGTCTCGACGCTGTTGCCGTTTTGGAACGTCCATATCTTCGGCGCGCTGCAAGGCAACGTACTGTTCAACACAGCTCGACCGATTGCGCCGGGAATCCCCCTCTTGCTCGCGCCGGGCTCGATCGAGCAAGAGAACACGGTCGACGTGTTCGCACGTTCGAGCTCGCTCGGTGCGGCCTTTACCGGGCCGGAGATCGGCACGCTGCAAGCCGGAGGCGTCGTGCTGTTTCTATTCTACAACGACGCGCTGATCGTCGACCGCTACGGGCTTCTTCCGCTCCAAGCGTTCGGCGAGTTGAAAAACGAAGACTATCGATTCGCGGCCGGTTTGCAATTCAACGTGTTCGCACCGAACGTGCCGACGATGCTCACGTTCGGCTCGATGCTCGGCTCGGGCAATGCGGGGAACAACTTCGTCGGCCAAGTTCGCGTCGAGCGATTTCTGCACCCGAGCGATAACTCCGATTGGACGATTCAAGCGGCGATCAGCGATCCGGTGGCGACCGGCGTCGTTTCGAA of Planctomycetia bacterium contains these proteins:
- a CDS encoding DUF1214 domain-containing protein, yielding MVLQSETYRGFVILRSNFKSRSDADIQSAVEHGKRVKLYPLGGNPESTVYVDVYDKPFDATIPYDATFFELLNRFVQFEPWLTRDKAMIDSLKTIGIEKGKPYALDDATKRILTDAVREAHEVIAAKYERGFVPPFFAGTHWAVPIQPETRDGLSSMFADPNEYGLDGRAVMYHMAYFSPKHFGRGQFYLINISDREGRPLEGNKTYRLTVPANAPVEQYWSATAYDRETHALIRGVSRPSLASNDTAVRKNDDGSVDIYFGPTAPAGIESNWVPTDPKRRFELLFRLYGPKKELFEKTWKLPDIELVN